The Nitrososphaerota archaeon genome segment GGGCACTCCTTGTACTGGCCCTTGGACTGGCGACCTGGTTCCTCCATGGAGCCGCCCCCTCGCACACCCTCTTCTTATCCGCTGCTGAATGAGCTTCCCTGTCTTAAATATGGGGGCCGGGGCCGCTCAGCAAAGTGTCAGAATATCACTCAGATGGTGCCCGCCGTTGAGCGGCTTCGAGTCTTTCCCCCTGAGCCCTGCCATAAGGAAGGGGGTCGCCTCCTCAGGCTACGTAAGGCCCTTCCCCATCCAGGCCCAGGCAATAGGCCCGCTCCTGGAAAGGAGGAATCTCATAGGCCAGGCCAAGGCCGGCTCGGGCAAGACCCTCGCCTTCGGCATCCCGCTAGTGCAGTCTGTCGACACGTCCCAGGGGCGCGTCCAGGCTCTGGTGCTCGCACCCACGAGGGAGCTCGCG includes the following:
- a CDS encoding DEAD/DEAH box helicase, which gives rise to MSGFESFPLSPAIRKGVASSGYVRPFPIQAQAIGPLLERRNLIGQAKAGSGKTLAFGIPLVQSVDTSQGRVQALVLAPTRELAVQITLELQKIGSYTSVRVVTVYGGQSMNVQLDALRRGA